Genomic DNA from Hymenobacter jejuensis:
TTATATTATATTCTTGACTTTTATCGTGACTCGTCAGTCAGCTAACCCGTATATCTCGGTATATTCCTACTGGCTGTGGGCCGATGGCGGTCCTTCTACGGAGCATTAGAGAAGAAGATTGGGAGGCCGGCCTAAGAGGCACCCGCGACCGGCGGCAAGGCGGTCCGCACACTTGCTCGGATGCGCATAGGCATGGGCATCCCTTATTCACAAACGCTTGATAAACAGATATTTATCCAGCATTAAAAGATTGCTGCGCGAAGGCTAGCGTTTGAAGTACACGGAAAACGTGGTGCCCTCTCCTACCTGGCTCTGGACTTCGATACGGCCACCGGCGTTTTCTACCATTCGCTTCACCATGTACAGCCCCACGCCGGAGCCCTCGACGTGGGAATGCAGGCGCTGAAACATGGCAAAAAGCTGCTGTTTGCGCGTCATATCCACGCCCAAGCCGTTGTCCTGCACTTCCAGCACGAGATATTCCTCCTCCACGCGGCCGCGTACATGCACTTCGGGCGCGCGATCGGGGTGGTGGTATTTGAGGGCATTGCTAAGCAGGTTGTAGACTACTGAGCGCAGGTTTTTCTCCGGAAACATGACCGTCGGAACCAGCCGCACGTCCACGTCCAGGCGCCCGCCTACTTGGTGCAGCAACGGGGCCAGGTCGAGACGCACGTCCTCGATGACGGCCGCCAGCATGACTTCGCTGACGGGCTGATCGTGCTCTTTTTGCAGCTTGCTTACGTCGGTCAGGTGTTCGATGGTGCGCTTGAAGCGTTCGACCGAATCCTGCATCAGATCCAGCACATACGACACCTCCCCAGCCTGGCTTTGCGGCGGCAACTCGCTCTGCAACGTGTGAAGCAGGCCCTCGATGTTGGTGATGGGCGCGCGCAAATCGTGGGAGGCGGTGTAGATGAAGTTGTCGAGGTCGACGTTGGTGCGCGTGAGCTGCTCGTTGGTAGCGCCCAACTCCTGTGCCAGCGCCCGGGCTTGCTGAGCGCTGACTTCGGCCGCACGCCGGGCTTCTACCTGCACGCTTACCTCGAATACAAACGCCAAAATGCCGTTTATGGCGCCTTCCTCGTTGTGGCGGGCTTGGTAAACAAAGGTAAAATAACGCTCCTCCAACTCGCCGTCGGTGGTGCGGGCAATTGGCACCAGCAACGCCTGTTCTTCGTGGGTCTGGCCGGTGTTGTACACATCCCACAGTATGGTCTCTACGGGAGTGCCGGCAACTTCGGGCAGTGCTTCCAGAACAGGCAGGCCGAGTAACTGCCGGCCGGGAAAGAGCTCCTGATAGCCGGGGTTTGCCAACTCAAACACCAGGTCGGGACCATCCAGAATGCAAATCGCGGCCGGTGCCTGCATAAACAGGCTGTGCAGGCGCTGCCGCTCGGTTTCGCGTGCTTGGCGGGCCAGCACTTGCTCCGTTACGTCGTAGGCAAAGATGGAAATGCCGGCAATGGTGCCGCTTTCACGGTAGGCTTGATACGTGAAGGTAAAGTACACGTCTTTCGGAGGGGAGCCATCCGGTTGTTCTACCGTCAGCCGCAGCTCCGTTCCGAAAAATGTGTTGCCGGTTTGGTACACGGTGTCGATCAGGGCCAAAAACCCTTGCTCAACGGTTTCGGGCAGGGCTTCGGATACCGGTAGGCCCAGCAGCTGCCGGGTAGGGAACAACTGCTGGTACGCCGCGTTTACGTACTCAAACCGGTGTTCGGGGCCGTGCAAAAGCGCAATACTGGCGGGAGTTTGCTCAAATACCTGATAGAAGGTTTCGCGCTCGTAGGCGCGGCGCTGGGCGGCTTCGAGCAAGGCCTGCTGCGTGCGAACCAGCTCGGAGTGGTTGGCGCGTAGCTCCTCGTTGGAAGCCAGCAGCTCTTCGTTGATGGCAGCCAGCTCCTCGTTGAGCGTCTGTACCTGTTGGCGGGCCAGCACCTGCTCCGTCACATCGGCAACAAGGCTGTAGAAGCCCAGCACGGTGCCTTCCCGGATGTCGGGGACGTAGCTGGTGCGAATGTGCCGGGTAAAGTCCTCGCGGTAGGGCATGGTGGCGTCGAAGTCCAGGCGCTCGCCGGCCAGCGCGCGGTCGATGTAGGCTTCTACTCTTTCGTAAGCCGGTTCCCGGAGCACCTCCCGGATGGGCCGCCCGATCAGTTCGGCCGGCGGCGTATTGAACCAGGCTTCGTAGGCCTGATTGGCAAACTGATAGGTACGCTCCTGGTCTATGTAGCTGATGAGCACGGGCAAGGCATCAGTCAGGATCTCCAGCTGCCGGGCAGTAGCCTCGCTGACCCGCCGGGCTTTCTCAGCCTCCTGCCGGGCTACGACTTGCTCCGTTACTTCGAAGGCAAATACGAGCACCCCGTCGATGTCGCCCTGCTCGGAGTAGCGGGCCTGCTGGATATAGTTGAAATAGCGGTCTTCGAGCACGCCATCTTCCGGGCGGGCCAACGGAATCAGGTTGCCCAGCTTCTCGTGGGTAACGCCGGTTTCGTATACCTGCCGGAAAGTGCGATACACTTCATGGTCCTTAATTTCGGGAAGTGCTTCCAAAACAGGCAGGCCGAGTAGCTGCCGGCCGGGAAAGATCTCCTGGTACCCGGGGTTCACCAATTCGTACACTAGGTCGGGGCCGCTTAGGATGCAAATCGCGGCCGGGGCCTGCATAAACAGGCTGTGCAGGCGCGCCCGTTGCCGCTCGGCTTCGGCCTGGGCCAGCTGCAAGGCGCGCGTGCGCTCGGCAACGCGGGCTTCCAGGTCTTCGTTGAGGCGGTGCAACTGCTGCTGGGCCTGAAGCAGCTCCGTGTTATGGGCCAAGCCTTCTTCGTTGGAGGCCAACAGCTCTTCGTTGATCGAAGCCAATTCCTCGTTGAGCGTTTGCACCTGCTGGCGGGCCAGCACCTGCTCCGTTACGTCGTAGGCAAAAATCAGGATGCCGGTGACGGCCCCGGCCGCGTCGCGGGTAGCCTGATAGATAAAATTGAAATAGAGCAACTCGAGCTGCCCGGAGTTGGTACGGTCGATGTAGGCCTGCTCCTCAATGCCGTAGTACGTGTCGCCGGTGCGGTACACTTCGTCGAGCAGCGGAAAAAAAGGCTGGCCAGCGAGTTCCGGCGCTGCTTCGCGATAGGTTTTGCCAATAATCTCGCGGTGCCCAAACATCGCCTGAAAGCCGTCGTTGGCCAGCTCGACCACGTGCGAAGGCCCGGAGAGGCTGGCAATCAGGGCGGGCGCCTGCGCAATTAAGGTGAGCAGGCGGTTGCGCTGAGCCTCGGCTTCGGCCAAGGAAGTACGCTCAGCGGCCTGACTGGCCCGCAGCGTGGTCTCATTACGCACCTGCTCCGTTACGTCGACTACGCCGTGCAGAATATGGCTAACGCGGCCCTGCGCGTCCAGAACCGGGGTGTTGCGCGGTAGCCAGTGACGTTCTACAAACCGGCCCGGCTGCGCCGGATCGGGCACATCGTAGTGCTGACGGGCCATTTCGTGCGGCTCGCCCGTGGCCAGCACCTGCGCCAACGACGCCCGCAGGTTATGCGTAGCATGGGCATCGGGCGCGTCGGGGTTGTCGGGAAAAGCCTCGAATAGATTTTTTCCCAACAAGCCATCTCGGGTGGAAAGCGTAGCGGCTAGGTAGGCGTCGCTTGCGGCCTCAATCACCAAGTCCCGCGAGAGCAGCAAATACGCACCGGGCAGAACGTGAAAAACAGGCAGCAAGTCAGGAAGGGCGGGCATAGACACGGAACAAGGCAAAACAGCCGGTGAAGGTCGGCATCAGCGAGCATTCTCCCTACGGATACCGCAGGTGGAAGTCGGAATGTAAAGCTGTTTTTTGAAGAATCGTGGCTACAAGGTACGCGGTTGGCGCTGCGTTATTTGGCCTGCCCGAATTCTGCTGAGATTTATAGAACAGGAAATGAACAATTGAGGATGAAGCTCATGCAGAATGAGGCCCCCAGCATCTAGGGCATTACATGTATATTCAATCATAAAATATTGATTATCAATATTTTACAGTATAGGCATTAAACAAAAATAAATCCCTCGCGGGATTTATTTTTGTCTTGCGTGGGGCACTGCCAAGGCCTTCTAATCGGAGAGCACCTGCTTCATATTCCAGCCGGTGCCTATTTTGCGGGCTTTGGTATCGGCCCACCGGAAGCTACCGTCGCTACGGCCTTCGTGCCGAAACCATAACAAGTCGTTGGCGGCGTTGATGGCGTAAATCACGCCCCCGCCACCCGCAAATACCTGCTTCATGTTCCAGCCCGTACCCACTTTGCGCGCTTTGGTATCAGCCCACTGAAAACTGCCGTCATGGCGTCCGTCGTGCCGAAACCACAGCAATTCGTCGGTTTGGTTGACGGCGTAGATGATGCCATCGCCACCGGAGAAGACGTGCTTCATGTCCCACCCGGTGCCCACTTTGCGGGCCTTGGTATCGGCCCACTGAAAACTTCCGTCGTCGCGCCCGTCGTGGCGGAACCAGAGCAGGTCGTTGTTATCGTTGATGGCGTAAAGAATGCCATCGCCGCCCGAAAACACGTGTTTCATGTTCCAGCCCACGCCTACTTTTCGAGGTTTGTTGTCGGTCCACTTCAGGCTGGCAACCCCACGGCCTTCATGACGATGCCACATCAGGTCGCCGGTGTCGGTTACGCCGTACAGGACGCCGTTGCCGCCGGAAAAGATCCGCTTGTAGTTCCAGCCCGTGCTGACCTTTTTACCGTCTTCGAATGCCCAGCGGAAACTGCCGTCAGATCGCCCTTCGTGCCGATACCACAGCAAGTCGCCCGTGGTGGTCAGGGCATACATTACATGCGAAAAGCCCCAGCCCGCTCCTACTTTGCGGGCCTTATCAGCTGCCCACCTGAAACTACCATCGGCGCGGCCTTCGTGCTTAAACCACAGTAAATCAGCGTCTTGGTTAAACCCATAAATCACGCCGTCGCCGCCCGACAAAACATGTTCGAGGTTCCAGCCGGTCCCAACTTTACGGGCCTTATCATCCGCCCAGCGGAAGCTGCCGTCGTTGCGTCCGTCGTGCCGAAACCACAGCAGATCGTCGGCATCGTTGATGGCATAGATGACGCCTTCACTGCCCGCAAAGACCTGCTTCATGTTCCAGCCGGTGCCCACTTTCCGCGGGTTATTGTCGGTCCAGCGG
This window encodes:
- a CDS encoding PAS domain-containing protein — protein: MPALPDLLPVFHVLPGAYLLLSRDLVIEAASDAYLAATLSTRDGLLGKNLFEAFPDNPDAPDAHATHNLRASLAQVLATGEPHEMARQHYDVPDPAQPGRFVERHWLPRNTPVLDAQGRVSHILHGVVDVTEQVRNETTLRASQAAERTSLAEAEAQRNRLLTLIAQAPALIASLSGPSHVVELANDGFQAMFGHREIIGKTYREAAPELAGQPFFPLLDEVYRTGDTYYGIEEQAYIDRTNSGQLELLYFNFIYQATRDAAGAVTGILIFAYDVTEQVLARQQVQTLNEELASINEELLASNEEGLAHNTELLQAQQQLHRLNEDLEARVAERTRALQLAQAEAERQRARLHSLFMQAPAAICILSGPDLVYELVNPGYQEIFPGRQLLGLPVLEALPEIKDHEVYRTFRQVYETGVTHEKLGNLIPLARPEDGVLEDRYFNYIQQARYSEQGDIDGVLVFAFEVTEQVVARQEAEKARRVSEATARQLEILTDALPVLISYIDQERTYQFANQAYEAWFNTPPAELIGRPIREVLREPAYERVEAYIDRALAGERLDFDATMPYREDFTRHIRTSYVPDIREGTVLGFYSLVADVTEQVLARQQVQTLNEELAAINEELLASNEELRANHSELVRTQQALLEAAQRRAYERETFYQVFEQTPASIALLHGPEHRFEYVNAAYQQLFPTRQLLGLPVSEALPETVEQGFLALIDTVYQTGNTFFGTELRLTVEQPDGSPPKDVYFTFTYQAYRESGTIAGISIFAYDVTEQVLARQARETERQRLHSLFMQAPAAICILDGPDLVFELANPGYQELFPGRQLLGLPVLEALPEVAGTPVETILWDVYNTGQTHEEQALLVPIARTTDGELEERYFTFVYQARHNEEGAINGILAFVFEVSVQVEARRAAEVSAQQARALAQELGATNEQLTRTNVDLDNFIYTASHDLRAPITNIEGLLHTLQSELPPQSQAGEVSYVLDLMQDSVERFKRTIEHLTDVSKLQKEHDQPVSEVMLAAVIEDVRLDLAPLLHQVGGRLDVDVRLVPTVMFPEKNLRSVVYNLLSNALKYHHPDRAPEVHVRGRVEEEYLVLEVQDNGLGVDMTRKQQLFAMFQRLHSHVEGSGVGLYMVKRMVENAGGRIEVQSQVGEGTTFSVYFKR